One stretch of Armigeres subalbatus isolate Guangzhou_Male chromosome 2, GZ_Asu_2, whole genome shotgun sequence DNA includes these proteins:
- the LOC134209758 gene encoding guanine nucleotide-binding protein G(q) subunit alpha isoform X5: MECCLSEEAKEQKRINQEIERQLRRDKRDARRELKLLLLGTGESGKSTFIKQMRIIHGSGYSDEDKRGFIKLVYQNIFMAMQSMIRAMDLLKIQYSDPANIEHAELIRSVDFETVTTFEPPYVQAIKDLWAEAGIQECYDRRREYQLTDSAKYYLMEIDRVAATDYLPTEQDILRVRVPTTGIIEYPFDLEEIRFSYLSDLARIEAEEYLPTEQDILRARAPTTGILEYPFDLDSIIFRMVDVGGQRSERRKWIHCFENVTSIIFLVALSEYDQILFESENENRMEESKALFKTIITYPWFQHSSVILFLNKKDLLEEKIMYSHLVDYFPEYDGPQRDAIAAREFILRMFVDLNPDSEKIIYSHFTCATDTENIKLVFCAVKDTIMQTALKEFNLA, encoded by the exons GTACCGGTGAATCGGGTAAATCGACATTCATCAAACAGATGCGTATCATCCACGGTAGCGGTTACTCGGACGAAGACAAACGTGGCTTTATCAAACTAGTGTACCAAAATATTTTTATGGCAATGCAGTCGATGATTCGGGCGATGGACCTGCTAAAAATCCAGTACAGTGATCCAGCGAACATC GAACATGCGGAGCTGATACGCAGTGTAGACTTCGAAACGGTGACCACATTTGAACCGCCGTACGTTCAAGCAATCAAGGACCTGTGGGCTGAAGCGGGAATCCAGGAGTGCTACGACAGGAGGAGAGAATATCAGCTAACAGATTCCGCCAAATA TTACCTAATGGAAATTGACCGTGTGGCGGCGACCGACTATCTTCCAACGGAGCAAGACATTCTGAGAGTGCGTGTGCCCACGACGGGAATTATCGAGTATCCCTTCGACCTAGAGGAGATTCGGTTTAG TTACTTGAGTGATCTGGCGCGAATTGAAGCCGAAGAGTACCTCCCGACCGAGCAGGATATCCTGCGAGCTCGAGCACCAACCACCGGAATACTCGAGTATCCGTTCGATCTGGATAGTATTATCTTTAG AATGGTCGACGTCGGAGGACAGAGATCTGAAAGAAGGAAATGGATTCACTGTTTCGAAAATGTGACATCAATTATCTTCTTAGTGGCGCTATCCGAATACGATcagattctgttcgaatcggAAAATGAG AACCGTATGGAGGAATCGAAAGCTTTATTTAAGACCATCATCACGTATCCATGGTTCCAGCACTCGTCAGTAATCCTGTTCTTGAACAAGAAGGATCTGCTGGAGGAAAAGATTATGTATTCACATTTGGTAGACTACTTCCCAGAGTACGATG GACCACAAAGAGACGCAATAGCTGCCAGAGAATTTATACTCCGCATGTTTGTAGACTTGAATCCAGATTCGGAAAAGATTATTTACTCGCATTTCACATGCGCAACAG ACACGGAAAACATTAAGCTCGTATTCTGTGCCGTCAAGGATACGATTATGCAGACCGCGTTGAAGGAATTcaatttggcataa